A stretch of the Strigops habroptila isolate Jane chromosome 15, bStrHab1.2.pri, whole genome shotgun sequence genome encodes the following:
- the TMEM250 gene encoding transmembrane protein 250 yields the protein MPVIPIPRRVRSFHGPHTTCLHSACGPVRTTHLVRTKYNNFDIYLKSRWMYGFIRFLLYFSCSLFTSILWVALSILFCLQYLGIRIFLRFQYKLSIILLLLGRRRVDFSLMNELLIYGIHVTMLLVGGLGWCFMVFVDM from the coding sequence ATGCCGGTAATCCCCATTCCCCGCCGGGTCCGCTCGTTCCACGGCCCCCACACGACCTGCCTGCACTCGGCCTGTGGCCCGGTGAGGACCACTCACTTGGTGCGTACCAAGTACAACAATTTCGACATCTATCTCAAATCCCGATGGATGTATGGATTCATCCGTTTCCTGCTGTACTTCAGCTGCAGCCTGTTTACCTCCATCCTCTGGGTGGCACTCTCTATCTTGTTTTGCCTTCAGTACCTTGGCATCCGGATCTTTCTGCGTTTCCAGTACAAACTCTCCATCATCCTCCTCTTACTGGGGCGAAGGCGTGTAGACTTCAGCCTCATGAATGAACTGCTCATCTATGGGATTCATGTGACCATGCTGCTAGTGGGGGGGCTGGGATGGTGTTTCATGGTATTTGTGGATATGTAA